One genomic window of Paeniglutamicibacter sp. Y32M11 includes the following:
- a CDS encoding gluconate:H+ symporter produces the protein MSMLSTGVSVLAASATDAMNEPWAAHDTQVLLVALFGIAVVVVLIVWAKMHAFLALTIAALVVGVGSGIPLGDLTKSYETGVGGVLGHVGVLIALGAMLGKLLGDSGGADKIVDTLLRGSKASLPWKMALIAAIIGIPMFFEVGLVLLVPVVMLAVQRTKLPAMQLAIPALAGLSVLHGFVPPHPGPVAAVGILNADLGVTLALGLVVAIPTVIICGPLFARLAARWVPIGPAGAGLAFLTEGSAKTGASVTGADAKRTPSFGWTLATVLSPVFLMLLHSAANMWINADTMAFKVLNIIGDPVIALLLAVLLAMITFGTAVGFTASALSKKIGDSLLPVVGVMLIVGAGGGFKQVLVDGGTSVAIGKIAVALSLSALIMGWIIAVLIRVATGSATVATVTAAGIVAPLAAGLPPAQLALVVLSVGAGSVFFSHVNDAGFWLVKEYFGMTVWETIKTWSVMETLISVVGLGMVLLLSIFV, from the coding sequence ATGAGCATGCTGAGCACCGGCGTTTCGGTCCTGGCCGCCTCGGCCACCGACGCCATGAATGAACCGTGGGCCGCCCACGACACCCAGGTTTTGCTGGTTGCCCTCTTTGGCATCGCCGTGGTCGTGGTGCTGATTGTGTGGGCCAAAATGCATGCCTTCTTGGCCCTGACGATCGCCGCCCTTGTGGTGGGTGTTGGCTCGGGAATTCCCCTCGGTGATCTCACCAAGTCCTATGAGACGGGCGTGGGTGGAGTATTGGGGCACGTTGGTGTCTTGATTGCCCTCGGCGCCATGTTGGGCAAGCTGCTGGGTGACTCCGGTGGAGCCGACAAGATTGTTGATACGCTCTTGCGCGGCTCCAAGGCCTCCCTGCCGTGGAAGATGGCTTTAATCGCCGCCATCATTGGTATTCCGATGTTCTTCGAGGTGGGTCTGGTCCTGTTGGTGCCAGTGGTCATGTTGGCGGTCCAACGCACAAAGCTTCCGGCCATGCAATTGGCCATCCCCGCGCTCGCCGGACTTTCGGTCCTGCACGGTTTTGTTCCCCCGCACCCGGGACCGGTGGCGGCGGTGGGTATCTTAAATGCCGATCTTGGTGTCACCTTGGCGCTCGGTCTGGTTGTTGCCATTCCGACCGTGATCATTTGTGGTCCGCTCTTTGCTCGTCTTGCCGCTCGGTGGGTGCCCATCGGACCGGCCGGCGCCGGACTGGCCTTCCTGACCGAGGGATCGGCCAAGACCGGTGCCTCGGTGACCGGTGCCGATGCCAAGCGCACTCCGTCCTTCGGCTGGACCCTGGCCACGGTCTTGTCCCCGGTGTTCCTGATGTTGTTGCACTCGGCTGCCAATATGTGGATCAATGCCGACACCATGGCCTTCAAGGTCCTGAACATCATCGGTGACCCGGTCATCGCCCTGCTGCTTGCCGTCCTGCTGGCGATGATTACCTTCGGTACCGCCGTAGGATTCACCGCCTCGGCGCTGAGCAAGAAGATTGGTGACAGCCTGCTGCCCGTCGTGGGAGTCATGCTGATCGTGGGAGCCGGTGGCGGATTCAAGCAAGTGCTGGTTGATGGCGGCACCAGCGTGGCCATTGGCAAGATTGCCGTGGCACTGAGCCTCTCGGCCTTGATCATGGGCTGGATTATTGCCGTGCTGATCCGTGTCGCCACGGGTTCTGCCACCGTTGCCACGGTGACGGCTGCCGGCATCGTCGCTCCGCTGGCCGCGGGACTTCCCCCGGCTCAATTGGCCCTGGTGGTCTTGTCCGTCGGTGCGGGTTCGGTGTTCTTCTCGCACGTGAATGATGCCGGGTTCTGGTTGGTCAAGGAGTACTTCGGTATGACCGTCTGGGAGACCATCAAGACCTGGTCCGTGATGGAAACACTAATTTCCGTGGTGGGTCTGGGCATGGTGCTGTTGCTTTCGATCTTCGTCTAG
- a CDS encoding gluconokinase: protein MNEVKTTTAPEPQVLVLMGVSGCGKTTVAALLAGRLGWEYEEGDGLHPAENVAKMHEGHPLNDEDRWPWLNKVADWIDEQLDASRSGVITCSSLKRSYRDILNRRGSGVTFVYLEGSYEEIAERLAARQGHFMPPALLKSQFADLEEPAADEPSFTVGIGPAPQEIARNIIDELQLRNLHRTDKP, encoded by the coding sequence ATGAACGAAGTAAAGACAACGACTGCCCCCGAACCTCAGGTCTTGGTTCTCATGGGCGTTTCCGGTTGCGGTAAAACGACGGTCGCAGCATTGCTGGCCGGTCGTCTGGGCTGGGAATACGAAGAGGGTGACGGACTGCATCCGGCGGAAAATGTCGCCAAGATGCACGAGGGTCACCCCTTGAATGATGAAGACCGTTGGCCGTGGCTCAACAAGGTCGCCGACTGGATTGATGAGCAGCTTGATGCCTCACGATCCGGTGTCATCACGTGTTCCTCCCTCAAGCGTTCCTACCGCGATATTCTCAATCGTCGCGGCTCCGGCGTCACCTTCGTTTACCTCGAGGGCAGCTACGAGGAAATCGCCGAACGCTTGGCCGCCAGGCAGGGGCACTTTATGCCTCCGGCTCTGCTCAAGAGCCAGTTTGCGGACCTCGAGGAGCCGGCCGCGGATGAGCCAAGCTTCACGGTGGGCATTGGCCCGGCTCCACAGGAAATTGCGCGGAACATCATTGACGAGCTGCAGCTACGCAATCTGCACCGAACGGATAAGCCATGA
- a CDS encoding heparan-alpha-glucosaminide N-acetyltransferase domain-containing protein, which translates to MTHFSTSGATAGKTSAATGKGSRIAGVDVARGLALLGMIAVHIMPLAVLSSSSVPSATWAGTLFAGRASALFVLLAGVGLALLSGGSGSIAAPKLAGVRRQVVIRAVLICGFGLGLGLLDTNVAVILVHYAIMFFGAIAFLRLRAVALGCWAAGWLILSPGALYLLRPWLQQVLDPSRLGASPLPEDFGTPLVFLADIFVTGYYPVLVWFGFLLAGLCVGRLALSRPPVALAIAVLGALLAVGSKVLSAWLLAMPGALSSLRQAAGLDSTQLEVSLVTGQRLGEAPQSIWFLAISAPHSGAPLDVLHVTGCALTVLGAAQLVCMALSALFGSVGEMILWPLTGAGAATLTLYAAHLVALDLFSDASAPLPRTMLFITYAIGCLLAGLVFGFLGKRAPLEALVHSVSRTLARSA; encoded by the coding sequence ATGACGCATTTCTCCACTTCCGGTGCCACCGCGGGCAAAACCAGCGCAGCGACCGGAAAAGGATCGCGCATCGCCGGCGTGGATGTCGCCCGCGGACTGGCGCTGCTGGGGATGATCGCCGTGCACATCATGCCGCTGGCGGTCCTCTCAAGTTCTTCGGTTCCCAGCGCCACGTGGGCGGGAACCTTATTTGCCGGTCGCGCCTCGGCACTTTTTGTCCTGCTGGCAGGAGTGGGCCTGGCCCTGCTCTCCGGCGGCAGTGGTTCCATCGCCGCACCCAAGCTGGCCGGGGTGCGGCGGCAGGTAGTGATCCGAGCGGTATTGATCTGTGGTTTCGGGTTGGGCCTTGGCCTGCTGGATACCAACGTGGCGGTCATTCTGGTGCACTACGCCATCATGTTTTTTGGGGCGATCGCCTTCCTGCGCCTACGTGCGGTGGCGCTGGGGTGTTGGGCCGCCGGCTGGCTGATCCTCTCCCCCGGCGCCCTGTATTTGCTGCGCCCCTGGCTACAACAAGTCCTTGATCCCTCGCGCTTGGGGGCTTCGCCGTTACCCGAAGATTTCGGGACGCCACTGGTGTTCCTGGCCGATATTTTTGTCACCGGCTATTACCCGGTGCTGGTGTGGTTCGGTTTCCTGTTGGCTGGATTATGTGTGGGCCGCTTGGCCCTGAGCAGACCCCCGGTGGCCCTGGCCATCGCCGTTCTCGGAGCGCTCCTCGCGGTGGGGTCAAAAGTACTCTCGGCCTGGCTGCTGGCCATGCCCGGGGCACTCTCCTCACTACGTCAGGCCGCGGGTCTGGATTCGACTCAGCTCGAGGTGTCCCTGGTGACGGGTCAGCGGCTGGGCGAGGCACCACAGAGCATCTGGTTCCTAGCCATCTCCGCCCCGCATTCGGGCGCACCACTGGATGTTTTACATGTCACCGGTTGCGCGCTGACGGTACTGGGCGCGGCCCAATTGGTGTGTATGGCACTGAGCGCGTTGTTCGGATCGGTGGGCGAGATGATCCTATGGCCGCTGACCGGTGCCGGAGCCGCGACCCTCACGCTCTATGCGGCGCACCTGGTGGCGCTGGATTTGTTCAGCGATGCCTCGGCGCCACTGCCGCGGACCATGCTATTTATCACGTATGCCATCGGTTGCCTGTTGGCCGGCTTGGTCTTTGGATTCCTCGGTAAACGTGCCCCACTCGAGGCCTTGGTGCATTCGGTATCCCGGACCCTGGCCCGCAGCGCCTGA
- the dapA gene encoding 4-hydroxy-tetrahydrodipicolinate synthase: MAETALHTPGKNYTFGTVLTAMVTPFKDNGDVDYEAAAKLATKLVDDGCDGLVVTGTTGETSTLRDEENVEMFATVVKAVGHRAKVLAGSTTNDTAHSIRLSLAAKEAGVHGILVTAPYYNKPSQAGVIAHVEAIVAATQLPVMLYDIPGRAGIAMAPETIIELAKNPLVVALKDAKADYQSTTTVLANTDLDVYSGDDGLTLPLMAAGAVGVVSVTAHIAAAKYRILVDAMLAGDLATARATHFELDPIQRAVMSHVQGAVAAKHILNWQGVLPNTVVRLPLVAPSETELETIRTDLREGGWEI; the protein is encoded by the coding sequence ATGGCTGAAACTGCGCTGCACACCCCTGGCAAGAATTACACCTTCGGAACCGTCCTCACCGCAATGGTGACGCCTTTCAAGGACAACGGGGACGTTGACTACGAAGCGGCCGCCAAACTGGCGACCAAGCTTGTTGACGACGGTTGCGACGGATTGGTTGTCACCGGCACCACCGGTGAAACCTCGACGCTTCGCGATGAGGAAAACGTCGAAATGTTCGCCACGGTGGTCAAGGCCGTCGGGCACCGTGCCAAGGTTTTGGCCGGTTCCACCACCAATGACACGGCACATTCGATCCGGCTCTCGCTTGCGGCGAAGGAGGCCGGGGTGCACGGCATCTTGGTGACCGCCCCGTACTACAACAAGCCTTCCCAGGCCGGCGTCATCGCTCACGTCGAGGCCATCGTCGCGGCCACGCAGCTGCCGGTGATGCTGTATGACATCCCGGGACGCGCGGGCATTGCCATGGCTCCGGAGACCATCATCGAGCTGGCGAAGAACCCGCTGGTTGTGGCGTTGAAGGACGCGAAGGCCGACTACCAGTCCACCACCACGGTGCTGGCCAATACCGACCTGGACGTGTACTCCGGGGATGACGGATTGACCCTGCCGCTGATGGCAGCGGGCGCCGTGGGCGTTGTCTCGGTCACCGCGCACATCGCCGCGGCCAAGTACCGCATCCTGGTTGACGCCATGCTGGCCGGAGATCTGGCCACCGCACGCGCCACCCACTTTGAGCTGGATCCGATCCAGCGTGCCGTGATGAGCCACGTACAGGGCGCCGTTGCTGCAAAACACATTCTTAACTGGCAGGGAGTCCTGCCGAACACCGTGGTCCGGCTGCCGCTTGTGGCACCGTCGGAAACGGAACTCGAAACCATCCGCACCGATTTGCGCGAGGGCGGATGGGAGATCTAG
- a CDS encoding ribonuclease J — protein sequence MTDSSSVGTDVLHNLPPKLKPGTLRIVPLGGLGEVGRNMAVFEIDGKLLIVDCGVLFPEEHQPGVDLILPDFSYIKDRLDDVVGLVLTHGHEDHIGAVPYLLRLRGDIPLIGSRLTLALISAKLEEHRIRPVLKQVVEGDVETFGPFETEFVAVNHSIPDALAVFIRTDAGNVLHTGDFKMDQLPLDGRITDLRHFARLADEGVDLFMPDSTNAEVPGFTTAERDIGPVLESLFGRARKRIIVASFSSHMHRVQQVIDAAQVHGRKVAFIGRSMVRNMTIAEKLGYLHVPAGILVDMKNVDKLPDNKVVLMSTGSQGEPMAALSRMATGDHRIQVGPGDTVILASSLIPGNENSVFRVINGLMRLGADVIHKGMAKIHVSGHASAGELLYCYNILQPLNVMPVHGETRHLIANGRLAAQSGVPAENVLLTEDGSVVDLRDGVAKLVGQVDCGYVYVDGSKVGTITDEDLKDRVTLAEEGFISVISVINRQSGKLISGPDIHARGVAEDDKVFDEIKPKIAEAIEEAVRNNPTHTTYQLQQVVRRIMGSWVSRKLRRKPMIVPVVLEA from the coding sequence ATGACCGATTCCTCTTCTGTGGGCACCGATGTGCTCCACAACCTTCCGCCCAAGCTGAAGCCTGGCACCCTGCGCATCGTGCCGCTCGGTGGCCTCGGTGAGGTTGGACGGAACATGGCCGTCTTCGAAATTGACGGCAAACTGCTGATCGTCGACTGTGGTGTGCTCTTCCCCGAGGAGCACCAGCCGGGCGTGGACTTGATCCTGCCCGATTTCAGCTACATCAAGGACCGTCTGGACGATGTGGTGGGCCTGGTGCTCACCCACGGCCACGAGGACCACATTGGTGCCGTACCGTACCTGTTGCGCCTGCGTGGAGACATCCCGCTGATCGGCTCACGCCTGACGCTCGCCCTGATCTCCGCCAAGCTGGAAGAGCACCGCATTCGTCCGGTGCTCAAGCAGGTTGTCGAGGGTGACGTGGAGACCTTCGGTCCGTTTGAGACCGAATTTGTGGCCGTAAACCACTCGATCCCCGACGCCCTGGCCGTCTTCATCCGCACCGATGCCGGCAACGTCCTGCACACCGGTGACTTCAAGATGGACCAGCTGCCGCTGGATGGTCGCATCACCGACCTGCGCCACTTCGCCCGCCTCGCGGACGAGGGCGTGGATCTGTTTATGCCCGACTCCACCAACGCCGAGGTTCCCGGTTTCACCACTGCGGAACGCGACATCGGACCGGTCCTCGAATCACTCTTCGGTCGCGCACGCAAGCGCATCATCGTTGCCTCGTTCTCCTCGCACATGCACCGCGTGCAGCAGGTTATCGACGCCGCGCAGGTTCACGGTCGTAAGGTGGCCTTCATTGGCCGCTCGATGGTCCGCAACATGACCATCGCCGAAAAGCTTGGTTACCTGCACGTGCCCGCCGGCATTCTGGTGGACATGAAAAACGTGGACAAGCTGCCGGATAACAAGGTTGTGCTGATGTCCACCGGTTCGCAGGGCGAGCCGATGGCAGCACTGTCCCGCATGGCCACCGGAGATCACCGCATTCAGGTGGGCCCGGGCGACACCGTCATCCTGGCTTCCTCGCTGATTCCGGGCAATGAGAACTCGGTCTTCCGCGTGATCAATGGTCTGATGCGCCTGGGCGCCGACGTCATCCACAAGGGCATGGCCAAGATTCACGTCTCGGGCCACGCCTCGGCCGGCGAGCTGTTGTACTGCTACAACATCCTGCAGCCGCTGAACGTCATGCCGGTCCACGGCGAAACCCGCCACCTGATTGCCAACGGTCGCCTGGCCGCGCAGTCCGGCGTCCCGGCCGAAAACGTTCTCCTCACCGAGGACGGCTCGGTCGTTGACCTGCGCGACGGCGTGGCCAAGCTGGTTGGCCAGGTTGACTGCGGTTACGTTTACGTTGATGGCTCCAAGGTTGGCACCATCACCGACGAAGACCTCAAGGACCGCGTCACGCTGGCCGAAGAGGGCTTCATCTCGGTGATCTCCGTGATCAACCGCCAGAGTGGCAAGCTCATCTCCGGACCGGACATCCACGCACGTGGTGTGGCCGAGGACGACAAGGTCTTTGACGAGATCAAGCCGAAGATCGCCGAAGCTATCGAGGAAGCTGTGCGCAACAACCCGACGCACACCACCTACCAGCTGCAGCAGGTAGTTCGCCGGATCATGGGCTCGTGGGTGTCGCGCAAGCTGCGCCGCAAGCCGATGATCGTTCCGGTCGTGCTCGAAGCCTAA